A window of Eubacteriaceae bacterium ES3 contains these coding sequences:
- the uraA gene encoding uracil permease yields the protein MKNQRIIQVEEKLPLNMMVPLSLQHMFAMFGASVLVPFLFGINPAIVLFMNGVGTLLFMFITKGKAPAYLGSSFAFLAPAGVVIASWGYSYALGGFVVVGLCGCILAGVIYKFGTDWIDIVLPPAAMGPVVALIGLELASTAASTGGIVTQTSYVLDEASGLYEQIVTAIDPNNVTVFMVTLGFAVFGSVVFKKFLSVIPILIAIVAGYLTALVTGVVGAESFATVADAPWFSLPNFQLPQFDPSAIVIILPVLLVITSEHIGHQIVTGKVIGRDLIKDPGLHRSLFADNFSTMISGLIGSVPTTTYGENIGVMAVTKVYSVRVIAGAAIISIICSFVGKLSMLISTIPGAVIGGISFLLYGMIGASGIRILVDSQVDYGKSRNLALTSVVFVVGLSGVSLTFGSIQLSGMVLATVVGMVLSLIFYVLDRMKLTNDSEEHLYDQP from the coding sequence TTGAAAAATCAGAGAATTATTCAGGTGGAGGAAAAGCTGCCATTGAACATGATGGTGCCATTGAGCCTGCAGCACATGTTTGCGATGTTTGGCGCATCGGTACTGGTACCTTTTCTATTTGGAATTAATCCGGCGATTGTTCTGTTTATGAACGGAGTTGGGACGCTATTATTTATGTTTATTACCAAGGGAAAAGCACCAGCTTATCTGGGGTCGAGTTTTGCTTTCCTGGCGCCAGCCGGTGTGGTCATTGCTTCATGGGGCTATTCCTATGCTTTAGGTGGCTTTGTAGTTGTTGGTCTATGCGGTTGTATTTTAGCAGGGGTGATTTATAAGTTTGGAACAGACTGGATCGATATCGTGCTGCCACCGGCTGCCATGGGACCGGTAGTTGCTTTAATCGGGTTAGAACTTGCTTCAACGGCTGCCAGTACAGGAGGTATTGTGACCCAGACCTCCTATGTTTTAGATGAAGCATCGGGACTTTATGAGCAGATTGTGACGGCAATCGATCCTAATAACGTGACTGTTTTTATGGTGACACTTGGCTTTGCTGTCTTTGGTTCGGTGGTATTTAAAAAGTTCCTATCAGTTATTCCAATCCTGATTGCAATTGTGGCAGGTTATTTAACAGCCCTGGTAACAGGTGTTGTCGGAGCGGAGAGTTTTGCAACTGTGGCGGATGCACCATGGTTTTCTTTACCGAACTTTCAGCTGCCACAGTTTGATCCGAGTGCAATTGTCATCATCCTTCCGGTTCTGCTGGTTATTACCTCAGAACATATTGGGCATCAGATTGTCACGGGAAAAGTTATCGGCCGAGACCTGATTAAAGATCCGGGACTGCATCGCTCCCTGTTTGCGGATAATTTTTCAACCATGATTTCCGGCCTGATCGGTTCGGTACCGACGACTACCTATGGTGAAAACATTGGGGTTATGGCGGTTACAAAAGTCTACAGTGTGCGGGTAATTGCCGGAGCAGCAATTATTTCCATTATCTGTTCCTTTGTGGGAAAACTGTCGATGCTGATTTCAACCATTCCCGGTGCAGTAATTGGTGGAATATCATTTCTGCTCTATGGAATGATCGGAGCTTCTGGGATACGTATTCTTGTTGATTCGCAGGTTGATTATGGGAAGTCACGAAATCTGGCCTTAACCTCAGTTGTTTTTGTCGTCGGACTTTCTGGTGTATCACTAACCTTTGGCAGTATTCAGTTAAGTGGTATGGTATTGGCGACA
- the aroE gene encoding shikimate dehydrogenase — MMNISVNTRIFAVLGEPIGQSLSPLLHNTLFKEHQIDGVYFPIEVSSQNLADLIKGFRLMNFGGFNITKPHKLQVMDSLDAIDPLARKIGAVNTVVYKDGIMTGYNTDGFGFIRSIENKLETVAKEDLTVLILGCGGAVKSVAMALADWGVKKIVIANRTLEKAQTLCSQINEGIEEVAFAVKNDPVSLAEICTQANLIVNGTSLGMSDSIDQTPLNKELIRPGILVYDMIYSPEKTRFLKEAEEQGALIENGLDMLLFQGLLAFELWTGIFPDPELGRKVLQEGTRQ; from the coding sequence ATGATGAATATTTCTGTCAACACCAGAATTTTTGCTGTGCTGGGAGAGCCTATCGGGCAAAGTCTTTCACCACTCTTGCACAATACTCTATTTAAAGAACATCAGATTGATGGCGTTTATTTTCCCATTGAAGTTTCCAGTCAGAATCTAGCCGATTTGATAAAAGGATTCCGACTAATGAATTTCGGCGGCTTCAACATCACTAAACCCCATAAACTTCAAGTTATGGACAGTCTTGACGCCATTGATCCGTTAGCCAGAAAAATTGGCGCCGTCAATACAGTTGTATATAAAGATGGCATAATGACCGGTTATAATACCGATGGTTTTGGTTTTATCCGTTCAATTGAAAATAAATTAGAAACAGTAGCCAAAGAAGATTTGACTGTTCTTATCCTTGGCTGCGGCGGTGCGGTTAAATCTGTTGCCATGGCCCTGGCTGATTGGGGTGTTAAGAAAATTGTAATTGCCAACCGTACACTTGAAAAAGCTCAAACGCTTTGTTCCCAAATTAATGAGGGCATTGAAGAAGTCGCTTTTGCGGTAAAAAATGATCCGGTTTCGCTTGCCGAAATCTGCACTCAGGCCAATCTCATAGTCAATGGCACCAGTTTAGGTATGTCTGACTCAATTGATCAAACGCCGCTGAACAAAGAACTGATTCGCCCGGGAATCCTGGTTTATGATATGATATACAGCCCCGAAAAAACCAGATTTCTAAAAGAAGCAGAGGAACAGGGGGCACTGATCGAAAACGGTCTCGATATGCTGCTCTTTCAAGGACTTTTAGCCTTTGAATTATGGACCGGAATTTTTCCTGATCCCGAACTCGGTAGAAAAGTGCTGCAGGAAGGAACCCGACAATGA
- a CDS encoding shikimate kinase: MTKKNKPIALIGFMGTGKSSIGPLLAQKLNYQFIDTDTYIEEKAGKKISAIFADQGEAAFRQLETSALEELLEKENLVIATGGGIILKENNRELLQNNTFLVSLKASADTIFERTRTDNSRPLLNDPEPLQKIKTMLLDRKTFYQIGALQIDTDSDSIEAICDKIFAQYLNQ, from the coding sequence ATGACAAAAAAAAATAAACCTATCGCCCTGATCGGTTTTATGGGGACGGGGAAATCAAGCATCGGTCCACTGTTGGCTCAAAAACTTAACTACCAGTTTATTGATACAGATACTTATATTGAAGAAAAAGCCGGCAAAAAAATATCGGCTATCTTTGCCGACCAAGGAGAAGCAGCTTTCAGGCAGTTGGAAACATCAGCCCTTGAAGAACTATTAGAAAAAGAAAATCTGGTTATTGCTACCGGCGGCGGTATCATTCTGAAAGAGAATAACAGAGAATTGCTCCAGAACAATACTTTTCTAGTAAGTCTTAAAGCCTCAGCCGATACTATTTTTGAAAGAACCCGGACCGACAATAGCCGCCCCCTTCTTAATGACCCTGAGCCACTCCAGAAAATTAAAACCATGCTTTTAGATAGAAAAACATTCTATCAGATTGGAGCTCTACAAATTGACACTGATTCTGATTCGATAGAAGCAATCTGCGATAAAATTTTTGCCCAATATCTAAATCAATAA
- a CDS encoding methyl-accepting chemotaxis protein, whose product MESNEKRQISLLARIILFIGLPIIAIYGITSLFTLYNVNTSISAMSEQQLESESLAAASAIDGALGKYMETTNQMALNSQYTALVEEITPGMDPTSAPDYAVVIETLSSIKAEDSNILNAYIADGDPNMLILSDDGIYQSDDWVMTARPWFQEMLANGGTTITEPYIDAMTGKMVVTVATPIYRPGTSEVFSAGGLDFTLDSISEIMSQYTLGDTGFFMLISSEGTIIYHPDENYSNTMINDSDMSDEIKTAIINQQTGPVDYSLADGTLIHGYAEPVGSTGWTVVTSLPDAEYSQSYNFLKMMSLFIMLLVIGIAALLIYFTAKKITAPINQLADVANRMAEGDVEAGTDHINSISRETTDLTQAFERMSANIRDHAISAQRIAEGDLTQEVAISSDKDLLGLSMTDMVHSLREMVKEVQMLSESTLEGQLSVRGNTGTLKGAYRDIIAGLNQSLDAVIEPLKTSSAYIEKIGKGEIPEKITEEAKGEFAEITNSINSCIDGLDALTQGNRVLSHIQGNDYSQRIEAEYAGIYGEISKHINTICDQLLYMLEGVNEMANGDFKKLPELKAIGKFSDNDQMVPAFINMMENIEMLVEEADGMANAAINGDLANRGDVSRFPGQYSKVIGGFNNTLDAITEPIQEASAVLNELSQGHLSTKMTGNYLGQNNQIKDDLNKTLDFLKFYINDISEILNLASDGDLSNEITSDYIGDFDAIKTAINHIAENLSAVLGEITNAAAQVESGSRQISDGAQALAQGTTEQASSIEELSASIEEVSKETRFNAQKSAEANDRTLEVRLAAEKGNRQMADMVEAMGAINESSNNISKIIRVIDDIAFQTNILALNAAVEAARAGQHGKGFAVVAEEVRSLAARSAEAASETTALIEGSISKVEDGTKIANDTADGLKTIFDSIEKVTSLIGDISKSSNDQATSIAQITTGIEQVTQVVHTNSATSEQSAASSEELSSQAEMLKNMVSGFKLRSSSSRQPRKKENLDTSSFSMDSLDIEAVDEDNFTIDLDDESDKY is encoded by the coding sequence ATGGAAAGTAACGAGAAAAGGCAGATTAGTCTGCTTGCCCGCATTATTCTATTTATTGGATTGCCGATTATTGCTATTTATGGTATTACTTCACTATTTACTTTATACAATGTCAATACATCCATTTCCGCAATGTCCGAACAACAACTGGAGAGTGAATCTCTGGCGGCCGCCAGTGCCATTGACGGTGCTTTAGGAAAGTACATGGAAACAACCAATCAAATGGCGCTAAACAGCCAGTATACCGCTCTTGTCGAAGAAATCACGCCGGGCATGGATCCCACTTCAGCCCCAGATTATGCAGTGGTTATTGAAACCCTGTCCAGTATCAAAGCTGAAGACTCAAATATTTTAAATGCCTATATCGCCGACGGTGATCCCAATATGCTGATCTTAAGCGATGATGGCATTTACCAGAGCGATGACTGGGTGATGACTGCCCGACCCTGGTTCCAGGAAATGCTTGCAAATGGCGGAACCACTATCACCGAACCCTATATTGACGCAATGACCGGCAAGATGGTTGTTACAGTGGCGACCCCTATCTATCGACCTGGGACAAGCGAAGTCTTTAGCGCTGGTGGCCTGGATTTCACCCTGGACAGTATATCAGAAATTATGAGCCAGTACACATTAGGGGATACGGGTTTCTTTATGCTAATCAGTTCCGAAGGAACGATAATCTACCACCCGGATGAGAATTATTCTAACACGATGATCAATGACTCTGATATGTCAGATGAAATAAAGACAGCTATCATCAATCAGCAAACCGGCCCCGTAGATTACTCTTTGGCCGATGGAACACTTATTCACGGCTACGCCGAACCAGTCGGCAGTACAGGATGGACAGTTGTGACCAGCCTGCCAGATGCTGAATACAGCCAGTCCTATAATTTCTTAAAAATGATGTCGCTATTCATCATGTTACTGGTCATTGGGATTGCCGCTCTTTTAATTTACTTTACTGCAAAAAAAATCACTGCACCAATTAACCAATTGGCTGATGTTGCCAATCGGATGGCTGAAGGTGATGTTGAAGCAGGTACTGATCATATCAATTCCATCAGCCGGGAGACCACTGACCTGACTCAGGCCTTTGAGCGAATGTCAGCCAATATCCGCGACCACGCCATATCTGCTCAACGCATCGCCGAAGGTGATCTGACTCAGGAAGTGGCAATCAGTTCCGATAAGGATTTGTTGGGACTCAGTATGACCGATATGGTACATTCCCTGCGGGAAATGGTCAAAGAAGTACAAATGCTCTCAGAATCTACCCTTGAAGGACAACTCTCCGTCCGCGGCAACACCGGTACTCTTAAAGGGGCTTACCGGGATATTATTGCCGGTCTGAATCAATCCCTGGATGCTGTTATTGAACCATTAAAAACCAGTTCTGCCTATATTGAAAAAATTGGCAAGGGCGAAATTCCGGAAAAAATTACTGAAGAAGCAAAAGGTGAATTCGCCGAAATTACCAACAGCATCAATTCATGTATTGACGGCTTAGATGCTCTTACCCAGGGCAATCGTGTTTTATCTCATATCCAAGGCAATGACTACAGCCAGCGAATCGAAGCTGAATATGCCGGAATTTACGGCGAAATCTCCAAACACATCAACACCATATGCGACCAGCTGTTATACATGCTTGAAGGCGTAAATGAAATGGCAAACGGAGATTTTAAAAAACTGCCGGAATTAAAAGCCATTGGCAAGTTCAGTGACAATGATCAGATGGTCCCAGCCTTTATCAATATGATGGAAAATATTGAAATGCTGGTCGAAGAAGCTGATGGTATGGCCAATGCCGCCATTAACGGCGATCTTGCAAATCGCGGAGACGTTAGCCGCTTCCCTGGACAATATTCTAAAGTAATCGGCGGCTTCAACAATACGCTAGATGCCATCACCGAACCTATCCAGGAAGCATCGGCTGTACTTAACGAACTTTCTCAGGGACATCTCAGCACTAAAATGACCGGTAACTATCTTGGCCAGAATAACCAGATTAAGGACGACTTGAATAAAACCCTGGACTTCCTGAAATTCTATATCAATGATATTTCTGAAATTCTGAATTTAGCCAGCGATGGTGATTTAAGCAATGAAATTACCAGTGATTACATTGGTGACTTCGATGCCATCAAAACGGCTATTAATCATATTGCTGAAAATCTATCTGCAGTTCTTGGAGAAATAACTAATGCAGCTGCCCAGGTCGAATCAGGATCCCGCCAAATCTCTGATGGCGCCCAGGCTCTAGCCCAGGGTACCACAGAGCAGGCAAGCTCGATTGAAGAGTTATCAGCCTCGATTGAAGAAGTATCAAAAGAAACCCGCTTCAACGCTCAGAAATCTGCCGAAGCCAACGATCGAACCCTGGAAGTTCGCTTAGCTGCAGAAAAAGGCAATCGTCAGATGGCTGATATGGTCGAAGCGATGGGAGCCATCAATGAATCATCCAATAATATCTCAAAAATTATTCGGGTTATTGATGACATCGCCTTCCAGACCAATATTCTGGCCCTTAATGCTGCTGTCGAAGCTGCCCGAGCTGGTCAGCACGGAAAAGGCTTTGCCGTAGTTGCCGAAGAGGTTCGTTCTCTGGCTGCCAGAAGTGCCGAAGCTGCCAGCGAAACAACCGCTCTAATCGAAGGCTCCATCAGCAAAGTCGAAGACGGAACCAAAATTGCCAACGATACTGCGGACGGATTAAAAACTATTTTCGATTCTATCGAAAAAGTCACCAGTCTGATTGGCGATATTTCCAAATCCTCAAATGATCAGGCTACCAGCATCGCTCAGATTACCACCGGTATTGAACAGGTTACTCAAGTCGTTCATACCAATTCAGCAACATCTGAACAAAGCGCCGCTTCCAGCGAAGAACTCTCAAGTCAGGCGGAAATGCTTAAAAATATGGTTTCCGGATTTAAACTGCGCAGTTCTTCCAGCCGTCAGCCCCGAAAAAAAGAAAACCTCGACACTTCCTCTTTTAGCATGGATTCGCTAGATATTGAAGCAGTCGATGAGGATAATTTCACAATCGATCTTGATGACGAAAGTGATAAGTACTAA
- the amrS gene encoding AmmeMemoRadiSam system radical SAM enzyme — MEKIRCIGCFRHCMLGQDQLGFCNGRANVDGLIVPINYGMVTAIALDPIEKKPLKNFYPGSKILSIGSFGCNLRCPFCQNYEISMAKLEQAHFRKMSPDDIARNAQRLVEAGNLGVAYTYNEPLIGWEFVKDCAVEVKSRGMKNILVTNGCFEAEVIKEVLPYIDAVNIDLKAFTQDFYQHIGGELDSVKRTIKLFAAASHVEVTTLIVPGQNDSPKEMNEMAAWLASVDKKIPYHITRFFPRYHMEECDPTDLMEMMELAEIAREHLETVYLGNC, encoded by the coding sequence ATGGAAAAGATCAGGTGTATAGGCTGCTTTAGACATTGTATGCTGGGGCAAGATCAGCTTGGCTTTTGCAATGGCCGGGCAAATGTTGATGGTCTGATTGTGCCGATTAATTACGGGATGGTAACGGCTATTGCACTGGATCCCATTGAAAAGAAGCCCTTAAAAAACTTTTATCCAGGCAGTAAAATTCTCTCGATTGGCAGTTTTGGCTGTAATTTAAGGTGTCCTTTTTGCCAGAACTACGAAATTTCCATGGCTAAACTGGAGCAAGCGCATTTTCGAAAAATGAGTCCTGACGATATCGCCCGTAACGCTCAAAGACTTGTCGAAGCAGGCAATCTTGGTGTTGCTTACACTTATAATGAACCCTTAATCGGCTGGGAGTTTGTCAAAGACTGTGCGGTTGAAGTTAAAAGCAGGGGAATGAAAAATATTCTGGTGACAAATGGCTGTTTTGAAGCAGAGGTAATTAAAGAGGTCCTTCCATATATAGATGCGGTGAATATTGATTTAAAGGCTTTTACGCAGGACTTTTATCAGCATATTGGTGGAGAATTGGATTCAGTAAAAAGAACGATTAAACTGTTTGCGGCTGCTTCGCATGTAGAAGTGACGACTTTGATTGTTCCTGGTCAAAATGATTCGCCAAAAGAAATGAATGAGATGGCAGCCTGGTTAGCCTCGGTGGATAAGAAGATTCCTTATCACATTACAAGGTTTTTTCCCCGTTATCATATGGAAGAGTGCGATCCGACAGATCTTATGGAGATGATGGAACTGGCAGAAATTGCAAGGGAACATCTGGAAACAGTTTATCTTGGAAATTGCTGA
- a CDS encoding transcription repressor NadR produces the protein MKKEKRLEETIKKLKAADAPIPGSDLAGFFKVSRQIIVSDIAELKRQGYEIFSTNRGYLLQEVKKPQRVFKVRHLQDEIHDELLTIVVMGGKILDVFVVHDIYGMIRADLNIGSEAGVEAFVTGLSDGEVSPLMKLTDAFHYHTVEAEDEITLAKIEQRLKEKNYLVI, from the coding sequence GTGAAAAAAGAAAAACGCTTGGAAGAAACAATAAAAAAACTAAAAGCAGCAGATGCGCCAATTCCCGGTTCCGACCTGGCCGGATTTTTCAAAGTTAGTCGTCAGATTATTGTATCTGATATTGCTGAACTTAAAAGACAGGGGTATGAAATATTTTCGACAAATCGCGGTTATCTTCTGCAGGAAGTCAAGAAACCCCAACGGGTATTTAAAGTGAGACATTTGCAGGATGAGATCCATGACGAATTGCTGACGATTGTAGTTATGGGCGGAAAGATACTGGATGTATTTGTCGTTCATGATATTTACGGGATGATCAGGGCTGATTTAAATATAGGCTCAGAGGCAGGAGTAGAAGCATTCGTGACGGGCTTAAGCGACGGTGAGGTCAGTCCATTAATGAAACTCACTGATGCTTTTCATTATCATACAGTGGAAGCGGAGGATGAAATTACTTTGGCGAAGATTGAACAGCGGTTAAAGGAGAAAAACTATTTAGTGATTTGA
- the nadC gene encoding carboxylating nicotinate-nucleotide diphosphorylase — protein MTLSIEAFNIDPLILQALKEDVTSEDVTTNAVVDKGQKAAVDLICKEDGVLAGIDVFVRVFQLMDENSQVEINFSDGQEILAGQKIGTVMSESRVLLTGERTALNFLQRMSGIATMTRKLTDLLEDSNTRLLDTRKTTPNLRIFEKYAVKVGGGENHRFNLSDGVMIKDNHINAAGGITQAVARVRAYNSFVRKIEVETENLEMVKEALEAGADIIMLDNMNYQTMEEAVKLIGDKALTECSGNVTEDKLNAIKKIGVNYVSCGALTHSAKILDFSMKNLRLL, from the coding sequence ATGACATTAAGCATCGAAGCGTTTAATATAGATCCGCTGATTTTACAGGCTTTAAAAGAAGATGTTACAAGTGAGGATGTAACGACCAATGCTGTGGTAGATAAAGGACAAAAGGCGGCGGTCGATCTGATTTGCAAGGAAGACGGGGTACTTGCAGGTATAGATGTTTTTGTTCGAGTATTTCAATTAATGGATGAAAATTCACAGGTTGAAATAAATTTTTCGGATGGTCAGGAAATTTTAGCGGGGCAAAAAATTGGGACTGTAATGTCAGAGTCGCGGGTTTTACTTACCGGAGAAAGAACGGCTCTTAATTTTCTCCAGCGAATGAGTGGGATTGCGACCATGACCAGAAAGCTGACTGATCTTCTTGAAGACAGTAATACCAGACTTCTTGATACCAGAAAGACGACACCTAACTTGCGGATCTTTGAAAAATATGCAGTAAAGGTCGGTGGCGGTGAAAACCATCGTTTTAATCTTTCAGACGGAGTGATGATTAAAGATAATCATATTAATGCCGCAGGCGGGATTACCCAGGCGGTTGCAAGGGTTCGGGCTTATAACTCTTTTGTCAGAAAAATTGAAGTTGAGACCGAAAATCTGGAAATGGTAAAAGAAGCATTAGAAGCAGGTGCTGATATTATAATGCTTGATAATATGAATTATCAGACTATGGAAGAGGCAGTTAAACTAATTGGCGATAAGGCCCTTACCGAGTGTTCCGGTAATGTAACGGAAGACAAACTTAATGCCATTAAAAAGATTGGTGTTAATTATGTATCCTGCGGTGCTTTGACCCATTCTGCGAAGATTTTGGATTTTTCAATGAAAAATCTTCGACTACTTTAA
- a CDS encoding L-aspartate oxidase — MKADIIIVGTGVSGLFFALNTPEDKKVIMLSKSGLDESDSNLAQGGICVLKDEDDYQAFFDDTMKAGHNENNPRAVDQMIRTSQEIIKDLEKYGVEFAKKDGKPVYTREGAHSTARILYHDDLTGREITSKLLMQVKKRKHIKILEHTEMIDLNCENNQCDGVVASNRAGDIFQIGGDYIVLATGGVGGLFAHSTNYPHLTGDSLAICLKHGIELENISYIQIHPTTLYSNEPGRRFLISESVRGEGAVLLNKSGERFASELLPRDLLTQAIYEEMEKDQSAHVWLSMKHLGQDLIKSRFPNIYAHCLDKGIDVTKEWIPVTPAQHYFMGGVKVDLNSQTSMKRLIAVGEISCNGVHGANRLASNSLLESLVFSKIAAKYIAAHYHSVKNHHINFEKQGFTDLERLKKDYREAILHEIERSRINDIKHRSV, encoded by the coding sequence ATGAAAGCAGATATCATTATTGTGGGAACGGGTGTTTCCGGTTTGTTTTTTGCTTTGAATACGCCGGAAGATAAAAAGGTTATAATGCTTTCCAAATCGGGCCTTGATGAGAGTGATTCAAACCTGGCTCAGGGTGGAATCTGTGTACTCAAGGACGAAGATGATTATCAGGCCTTCTTTGATGATACGATGAAAGCCGGTCATAACGAAAATAATCCCAGGGCTGTTGACCAGATGATACGTACTTCACAGGAGATAATAAAAGATCTGGAAAAATACGGCGTTGAATTTGCCAAAAAAGATGGTAAACCTGTTTATACCAGAGAAGGTGCCCATTCAACAGCCAGGATTTTATATCATGATGATCTGACCGGTCGAGAAATTACCAGTAAACTGCTGATGCAGGTGAAAAAACGAAAACATATTAAAATCCTTGAGCATACTGAGATGATTGACCTGAATTGTGAGAATAATCAGTGTGATGGAGTCGTAGCCAGTAATCGGGCTGGAGACATTTTTCAGATTGGAGGAGACTATATTGTGCTGGCAACAGGTGGGGTTGGCGGACTTTTTGCACATTCGACGAATTACCCCCATCTGACCGGAGATTCTTTGGCGATATGCTTAAAACACGGGATTGAACTGGAAAATATTTCCTATATTCAAATTCACCCGACAACGCTCTATTCTAATGAGCCAGGCAGACGCTTTCTGATTTCAGAATCTGTTCGAGGAGAAGGGGCAGTACTCCTAAATAAAAGTGGTGAGCGCTTTGCCAGCGAACTTCTGCCAAGAGACTTATTGACTCAGGCGATTTATGAGGAAATGGAAAAGGACCAGTCGGCTCACGTTTGGCTTTCAATGAAGCATTTAGGGCAAGACTTGATAAAAAGCCGATTCCCTAATATTTATGCTCACTGCCTGGATAAGGGGATCGATGTGACCAAAGAATGGATTCCTGTAACACCGGCCCAGCATTACTTTATGGGAGGCGTAAAAGTAGATTTAAACTCTCAAACGTCTATGAAACGTCTGATTGCTGTGGGTGAAATCAGCTGCAATGGCGTGCATGGGGCTAATCGATTGGCCAGTAATTCACTACTCGAGAGTCTGGTTTTCTCCAAGATTGCGGCTAAATATATAGCGGCTCACTATCACTCGGTGAAAAATCATCATATCAATTTTGAAAAACAGGGATTTACCGATCTCGAAAGACTTAAGAAAGACTATCGTGAAGCGATATTACATGAAATTGAAAGGAGTCGGATTAATGACATTAAGCATCGAAGCGTTTAA
- the nadA gene encoding quinolinate synthase NadA, with product MENLVERIKVLKEERDAVILSHFYTHKEVQEISDYVGDSYYLSRLAKDLPQQTIVFCGVSFMAESAKMLSPQKTVLMPDLTADCPMAHMATEEKIKAAREKYDDLAVVCYINSTSEIKQYVDVCVTSSNAKKIVAKLPQKNIYFIPDQNLGAYLASQIPEKNFILNDGFCHVHQAFTVDSLKKKKGQQPEAKVLVHPEAPMEVLEMADYIGSTGGIIDYANQSDDSVFIVLTEEGILTELEKKNPDKVFLTVENEQICPDMKKISLEKIKDVLEKEQVGVQVDEQIRAGAVRALDQMLELAL from the coding sequence ATGGAAAACTTGGTAGAAAGAATAAAAGTGCTTAAAGAAGAAAGAGATGCAGTCATCCTTTCTCATTTTTATACGCATAAAGAGGTGCAGGAGATTTCGGATTATGTCGGAGATTCCTATTATTTGAGTCGGTTGGCTAAGGACCTGCCACAGCAGACTATCGTGTTTTGCGGTGTCTCCTTTATGGCGGAAAGTGCTAAAATGCTAAGTCCCCAAAAAACAGTACTGATGCCGGATCTGACTGCTGATTGTCCCATGGCTCATATGGCGACTGAGGAAAAAATAAAAGCGGCCAGGGAAAAATATGATGATTTGGCAGTGGTGTGTTATATTAATTCGACCAGTGAAATTAAACAGTATGTGGATGTATGCGTGACCTCCTCCAATGCGAAGAAAATTGTTGCAAAACTTCCCCAGAAAAATATTTATTTTATTCCGGATCAGAATCTTGGGGCATATCTGGCCAGCCAGATTCCTGAGAAAAACTTTATTTTAAATGATGGTTTCTGTCATGTCCATCAGGCCTTTACAGTTGACTCGTTAAAGAAAAAGAAAGGGCAACAACCGGAAGCTAAGGTGCTGGTGCATCCGGAAGCACCGATGGAAGTCCTTGAAATGGCAGATTATATTGGTTCCACCGGAGGGATTATCGATTATGCGAATCAGTCTGATGATTCGGTATTTATTGTTTTGACTGAAGAGGGGATTCTGACTGAGCTTGAAAAGAAGAATCCTGATAAAGTGTTTTTAACGGTCGAGAACGAACAAATCTGTCCGGATATGAAAAAAATATCCTTGGAAAAAATCAAAGACGTACTGGAAAAGGAACAAGTGGGGGTTCAAGTAGATGAGCAAATCCGAGCGGGAGCGGTCAGAGCGCTGGATCAAATGCTTGAACTGGCTTTGTAG